DNA sequence from the Pedobacter schmidteae genome:
ATTGGTATACCAGAATTCGTTACAGCAGTCGTGGAAGGATCTTTCGGTGGGCCTTTTGGTTAGATAGCTGGCTTCACCCGCGTCCGGGATTTCCAATTGTTTGGTGATTCCATCTTTGTCCATGAGTAAGATACTCAGGCTATCCTGTATAAAGTCAGTAAATTTTTCTGTCGGAACCAGGGTTAAGTCTATACGGTTACCATCTAAAAATTGCATCAGGTAGGAGTAAGCGCCTTCCAGTTCATCATCTGGTGGGTACAGTTCCATATCTTCGGGAGTCTGCAGTATCATACGCTCACCAAATACATCAATCCAGCCAGGGTTTTGTATAAAAGCATCCATATCTGTGACTGCATATACGATATCAAAATCCTGAAATATATCCTTTTTTACATTGGGGTTTGCTCTTGATCCGTTTAATAGTACTGCGCGTATCCTGGAGTCATTTGTGGCTACGTCCATTATCAGTTGCATCATTTGCTGTTCGTTTCTGCTTGTCATGGTTTAAAGTTAGAGAAAGGTTAAGGAAGGAAAAATTACTGAATTGAAAATAATTCGATATTTTAGACTATCAAAAATTAGCGCATGCCACACATCCGACTAGAAACCTATATCGCAGCCGATCAGCAAACTGTATTCGATTTATCAAGAAGCATTGATCTTCACCAGATTTCAACTGCTCATACCAATGAAAAGGCTGTAGCTGGTAAAACTTCAGGTTTAATAGAACTAGGAGAGTGGGTAACCTGGGAAGCGCGGCATTTTGGAGTTGTGCAGCAACTTACGTCGAAGATTACAGAAATGAAGCATCCTGAATATTTTGTTGATGAAATGGTTTCGGGAGCATTTAAATCGATTAGGCATGAACATCTTTTTAGTCAGCACGAAGGGGGTACGCTAATGATTGACCTGTTTAACTATGTTTCACCATTGGGACAGCTGGGGAAATTAGCTGACTGGCTATTTCTAACAAAATACTTGAAAAATCTATTGATCAAGCGAAATGAGATAATAAAAAGATATGCTGAAAGGTAAGTAATTTGAATTGATATATGGAATATATAATTCTTATTGTGTTTTGCCGGATGGCTTTTTTAAAACGTTGATTTAAAAAAAAATGAAAAAAATACCGTTATTAATGCTTTGCTTTTTCCTTTTCGCTTGTCAGAATGACCCTAGAGTTGTGCAACGCCCGGGAGAACCTGATATTGTGAAAATTGAGGCTGATGACAGCTTAATGAATAAAGCTATAGAAAAGGCTAATAAGACGCTTGATCAATTCGACAGTGCGTTACAAAGCAACGATACAACCTTGGTTGCACTGGCCATCAAAATGCGGTTTGGTACGCCTGAAGGAGGGGGAGAGCATATTTGGATGACCGACATTGCCACTAAAGACAAACAGTATTATGGTGTAGTAGGTAATTTGCCCGAATCAACCATGGAAGTAAAGGTAGGTGATACCGTTTTGATACCTAAAGATAAAATAAGTGACTGGATGTATATCAAAAATGGCAATCTGGTTGGAGGTTACACTATTCGTGTATTGAGGGACCAACTTTCTGACGCTGAGAAAAAAGCGTTTGATGAAGAAAATGGGTTTGTTGTTAAATAAAGAAATTTATTACAAGAAGAAGATGCAGATCCATAAACCAACAAACAATTTTTGTAAGTACCAGGGACGTTTAGAAGTTGGAATGACGTCAATTTTTTTAAGCTCTTCTAAGTTTAAAGATTGAAAATAATTAAGCTTTATACGTTCCAAACATTCGATCCCAAATAGAGGTATAAAAACCGAAGTTTCTTTGTTCGTTTAAATGATGTTGGTTATGAAATTTTGTAGTTCCTAAAAATAATTGTTCGGCCCGTTTTGGAAAGAACTCCCGGTTCAAGTGGCCAATAGTTCCCCAAATCAAATTGATGAAAAGATAAAATGTAATGGAGAAAATAGAAAAATCATGCAACATAAAAACAAAGATCATCATCAATCCGAACCCTAAGGTTTCAAACGGATGCAACACAAAAAGACTCAGGAAATTAGTACTCATATGTTCGTGATGTTTGCGGTGTAAAATTTTATAAATAAACGGATGATGCACCAGGTAATGGAAAATATACATCAACAGATCCATCACCAAAATAATGGCTACAGTTTCAATAAGAAGCGTCAGAATAGTTTTAGATTCGTTTAACAAAATCCATCCCGACTTCCACAAGTAAACGCCAATCAGCATCACAATGCTATTGAGAAATACCGTATAAAAACTTACATACAAATCAGATTTTAGAAAAGGATGATCGGTCTTTTGAATTTTTTGTTTCGGACAGGTTTTATCAATAAACAGGTAAACACCAATCGAAAACAAATACAAAAATGTATTGGCTATCAAACTAAAAATAGTCCATTTCAACCATGATAGATTTTCAAAAAATGACAGAAAACTCAAAACGCTGGTAATTTATGATTAGCCTGTAAAAGTATGAAAATCTAACTCAAAATTGCCTTTCACAATATATCTACTCAACAGCATCTCAAGTTATATCCGATAAGGTATAAAAACGTAGAAGAGGAGGAAAACTAACAATGAACCGAGCAAAGGTATATTATGATAAAACTCTGGCAGGTTATCTTGAAAAAACCGGTTTGGCTATCGGTTTTCATGCGATAGTACCTACCTTAAGCAGCCAGAAGCTAAGCCAGAGGGCTTTTTATTTACAACTGTAAATAAAAAAATCGGTATGAGCCTAAATACCCTTTGGTAAGAATACTTCTGGCGGAATGCCTAAAAAATTTCTTAAAGCTCGTGCCATTTTTAAGGTAACTTCCCTTTTTCCAGATAAAACAAGAGAAACATGACTTTTAGATCCGATGATAGTCTCTAAATCTCTCGCTTTCAGTCCTTTCTCTTTCATTTTTAATTTAATAACGTCAATTGGATCTAATTCTGGAATAACAACATGTTTATCTTCATAATCTTTTACCAGCACCAATAGCAATTCTAACTCCTCAAATTCCTTTGTATCCGGTTCTGCATGAAAAATTTGAATGGTCCGGTCAAGGGCTACTCTATACTCTTCTTCAGTTTTTAACACTTTGTAATGGTTCATACTTCAATGTGTTTAATTTCAGCTGCATTAATTTTGTCATATTCTTTATGCGAACCAAACCAAATCACATATCCCGCCTGTGTTCTAAAATTAATAGAGACTATTAATCTGTAATCATTCCCTCTAATGTTAAAAATTACCCTGTGATTAGCAATTAAACTTGCGTTACCATAGACTTCTTTTAATTTATTAAAGTTTTCAAAGCTCGCACTGCTAAACTCCTTAAACCATGTTACCAGTGCTGTTTTGGCAGCGGGATACCGTTCTGTATAATACAGAATGGTTCTTTTCGTAATTATGTTCATTGAATGAATCTAGTCAGTGACACAAATATAATAAAATGGTTTTCAAAATGAAAACTTTTATAATCATGATTTATTTTCATAAAGCAAACCTATACAACTATACACTAATAATCAAAAAGAAAATAAATAAATTTAAAGAATATCAATTAGATGTGTAGTAAATCAATTAGAAATAAATATAATTTTATGAGAAATTAAAACGTCGCTGATGTTATTCGCGATAGCATCCGGTGGGCAAGAATGACGTCAATTTTTTTAAGTTCTTCTAAGTTTAAAGATAGGAAATAATTAAGCTTTATATGTTCCAAACATTCGATCCCAAATAGAAGTATAAAAAATGAAGTTATTTAATCAGCTCTTCAATTATTTTGGTAAAGTAATTACCTATGTAATTGTCCACCCTTTTTTTATATTTGCTCAACTAAATTTTAACCGTTCTCGTGATGATAAAAACAATCTTACCAGTTATAGCATTCGCATTTATCTTTTCTTTTAGTGCATGCAAAAAAATACCTGTGCTTCCCAAAAAAGATACTGACGTAGAAATTCCCGGGCCAGATAACCCAGCGCCAACCTATTATATCAACTATAAGGTCAACGGTGTTGCGGTATCATTAGCTGAAGTATCCGCAACTCGTGGAACAACTTTAACACCCAGAACATTAACTATTTTGGGCAGTGGTAAGGCTGGAGCCAAGCCCTTATTTAAGTTTTATTCTGAAGAATCTTACATTGGTTTTGTAAGGGGGCTTAATATTGGAATGAGTATAAATTCTGCACAGTCACATTATATTGAATATACCAATGAAGCAGGAAAGTTATTTTCAACTGACTACGATAATGATGGTATATATCTTTTCATAGGAGAGATTTCTTATGTTGCCGGAGGTAGTATAAAAGGATCATTTACCGGAACTGCTAAAACAGCTAGCGGCGATGTGGTTAACATTACTGATGGAACCTATAACGTGAAGTTTGCAAATTAGGTTTAAAGCAAGCTATACTTAAGACATTAACTAACTTGAATTGATATATGGGATATATAATTCTTATTGTTTTGCTCTTAGTCTATATTATTTACGGCATCGTCCATATCAAAAACAACAAGGCGTTAAATTTAAGTCAGAAATTGACCTGGATAGCGATTGTGATTTGTTTGCCAGTGCTTGGCGTTTCAATTTACTTGCGGACAACCTTTGTTCCAAGACGGCAACCTTCCGACAAAGTAGATTAATATGAAGGAACAATCACGGTTTCTTTAAATTCTTCAGTATTCCGGATAATTTTCCATAATTTCAGCTTTTTAATCACCATTAAGTCTTAGCTCTAATTTATTGGTAGCCCTATGAAAGATATTGAAGAAATCACAGCGAAATTAATTGAATTCCGTAACGAAAGGGATTGGGAGCAATTCCATAATCCTAAAGATCTGGCGGTGGCCTTAAACATCGAAGCAGGAGAGTTGCTGGAAGCCTTTTTATGGAAAAACCACGAAGAAGCAAAACCGGAAAAAGTAAAAGAAGAGTTGGCCGATGTATTGGCATATGCTTTTTTACTGGCCGAAAAATATGGATTTGATGTAAAAGAGATCTTATTTGAAAAGATTGCCCGGAATGCGGAGAAATATCCGACAGATAAGGCTAAAGGCAATGCCACAAAATACAACGAGTTATAGCAGTTAGCCTTTATTCCCCGGTTTATGAAGTCTTTCAGCATTAAGGATATCAAAATTTTTAAAGTCGACCCAAACGGGTATACTAAAGATCAAGACATTGATCAGAAGTATCGACTATGGCCCTTGGTTTATATCCTTTATAAGCGCAAAGTTTTATACGTTGGAGAAACCACAGATATAAAAAAAAGATTTAAATACCATAGCAAAAATGAGCTTAAAGCCGAGCTAGGCAACAAGATTGTGATGTTTTCAGATTACTTTAATAAATCGGCAACTTTACAACTGGAAGCAAAACTTATTGAGTTTTTGTCAGCCGATGGCAGGTTTAAGCTCCTAAACCTCAATTTAGGTTTAAGCAAACATAACTATTATCATAAAGAGCATTACGAAAAGATTTTTCCGGAAATATGGAATTCCTTAAAAGAGAAGCACATTGTTAAAAATACACTTAAAGACATCATTAACCTTAATTCTTTTAAGTACTCTCCATATAAGTTTCTTAACGGGGACCAGCAAGCTGCAATTATTGCTATCCTGGAAGCATTAAACCAAGGAAAGAAAACAATTTTTGTAAAAGGAGGTGCCGGAACAGGTAAAACGGTTTTGGCAATGTACCTAATGAAATTGCTGGCTACCCCAATGAGTGATTTTGATATTGAAGAGTTTGATGATACTTTTTCAATAGAGGCAGCAGCATTAACCAGGAAACTCCAAGGCGCATACAATAATCCGGAAAGCGACATTGGACTCGTGGTGCCAATGGCTTCTTTACGTGGAACGTTGACCAAGGTTTTTCGTAATATAGAGAACCTGTCTGATGACATGGTCATTACACCGGCCAAAGCAGCGTTAGGCGCTTATAAATTGTTAATTGTAGATGAAGCGCACAGACTCAGACGTAGAAAGGCACTTGGACAGTATGGTATATTAGATAAACCGAATGCGGCACTTAAGCTACCAAGGGATACTCATGAATTAACCTGGATGTTAAAAAAGTCAGCATCCAGAATTCTTTTTTATGATAAACGGCAATCCATTCGGCCGAGTGATGTGGAGCAACGTGAGTTTGATGAGTTACTAAGTAAAGACGATACCCTTTTGATAGAGCTGAAATCGCAGATAAGGTCTAAAGGAGGAGATTTATACTCTGATTTCGTGGAGCGCCTGATGCATTCCGCATTAAAGCCAAAGGAAACTTTTGAATCAGATGAATATGAGCTTCTTTTAATGGACGATGTGGGCGATTTAAGAAACAAGATTATAGAAAAAGATCAGCAATTTGGTCTTTCCAGAGTAGTTGCAGGCTTCGCGTGGGAATGGAAATCTCAACATGATAAATCTTTGTATGACATCTCAATTGGCGGGCACCTATTGAGATGGAATACTACAACTTCAGATTGGATCAACTCTCCTGATGCTATAAATGAAGTAGGATGTATTCATACTACTATGGGCTGCGATCTGAATTATGCAGGAATCATTTTTGGTGATGAGATTGGGTATGATATTGAAAAGAAAGAATTTATTTTTAGGCCAAAGGCATATAAAGACAGAAATGGAAAATCTGGGGTTAATGCTACTGATATTGAAGAATATATAACCAATATCTACGAAACGCTTTTATTAAGAGCCGTGAACGGAACTTATATCTACTGTTGTGATGAAGGGTTGAAGGCTTATTTTACCCAACATATAAAAGTCTCGGGAATTTAAGGGTGGTGGTAAAATATTATCGAAACTCCTGTCATACACCTTAATACCAGTTTCTGGAAAAAGTAACCATCATTAGAAAGATGGAGGCTGCATGAATTTATTATAAACTCAAATCATTTCTTATTTTGCATTTTGTTTAAGAATCTCTAAGCGCAAGAGAATGGATATATTAAAATGGATTAAGTACTGGCGTGATAGTTTGGCTGATGCGGAAAGCATCAATGTAGACGTCTCAAAAATAGATGCCAAATACAAACCAGAAGCCTATAATTTTGAGGAAGCAACGCTACCCGTAGCACTATTCGACGAACTTTGGCCAAAAAATGAACTGGAAAGCCTAAAAGAAGGCCAGATTCTGGACAAAGAAATACTCATCTCGCCATTGTCACTTGTTCCGAGGTTAAACCATGCTATTCCCAAAGCCAACGAAGAAGAAATATCACCTTTCTGGATACCTGCATTGCTCAGTTCCGAAAATGAATTGAAACCCAGGCAAGATATGTATCCCCTGATCCCAAGAAAAATATTGGATCCTGTTTCTTACAGGGATATTGTATTTTCAAGCGTAGACCGGGTTGACGAGGCATTGGCCAAAGTAGAATTAAGCACCGATACCTGGAAAGTATACCAGCAATCGCTCAATAAAATTTTCAGCTATATCACTGGGACAGAAATCCGGGATTTTAAAGGCCAGGAATTCTTTGAGGTAAAATATCAGTGGGTTTTTATACCCGATGAATTGGTTAAGGGCGCATCACATCATATTCTCGAACTGTACCGAGGCCTGATTAAACAATCCAGCTTTCCAAAGTTGTTGAAAACAATCATTAAAGAAGAACATCCAGTCCTTAACAAGCAATATAACAAGGATGAAGTTTTTGAGCGGTCAATAGCCCATTTGGGGCAAATGAATAATGGTTTTGGTTTATCCCCATCGCAACGTAAAAGTTTGGCTCATCATTTTGATTTGAAACATGGTGAAGTATTGGCCGTAAACGGTCCTCCCGGAACTGGAAAAACTACATTGATCCAATCTGTTATTGCCGATAATTTTGTTAAGTCTGCCATGACGGGGCAAAATCCGCTTGTTACGGTGGCAAGTTCTACCAACAACCAGGCCATTACCAATATCATTGATAGCTTTTCCAAAGGCAACTCCGGTACTTTGCTCGAACAAAGATGGCTGCCAAATATAACTTCATTTGCTTTATATATGGTTTCTGGTGATCCCGAAAAGATTAAGAAATCGAAGGAGCGGAACTGGATGTACCATAGTTCTAAAAAAGGGGATAGCGTACTTACTGAGATGGAGAATGAAGATTACCTGCAAACCGCCAAAGGCTCCTTTCTTGAAAAAATATCAGCATTTAGTGGTATTGCTTTTACCGATATTCCGGCTTCGCAGAAATACCTTCAAAAGCAGATTAAGAAATCCTCTGAACTAATTGCAGATGGGCTTAAAGTTTGGAAACAATACCAGTCGATCTATCATTTATTAGTCGCGTATAATGCTGCAGAATACGAAGGGAAAGACTTTTCAGGAGTAGATGATCAGTTCTTTGAAAGAGAAATCTCGGATATCAATAATATGATTGCCAGGTTGGTGGAAGCCAAACAAAAAGAACCCTTTTACTTTTGGCTGCTGTCTTTCTTGAAACCAATCAAAACACAACGCAAATTATATTATAAATCGATATTTGCAGATTGTTCCTTTGATACCTCAACCTGGGATTTTTCTTCCTTTTCAACACTTCAGCCCATTTTAATGGGTAAATCTGAAACGATAAAAAAGGCTTTTGCACACTATAAAGCATTCCACAAATGGCGGGTTTCGACCAACGTACTTAAAGACGAACATTTTTTCATTACAGATGACAATGAGGATAACCGTTTTCTGGATAAACTAGACACCAGAATCCGGTATCAGAACTTCCTATTTGCAGTACATTATTGGGAATCCCGATGGATTGAAGCAACCTCAGCAGCGCTTGAGGATGATTCTATCTGGAAAAATACAGAATCTGGTACCAGGAGTAGGCTCCAACGTTTTGCTATGCTCACCCCATGCTTTGTTTCTACCTTTCATATGCTGCCGAAGATGATGCAATATGTTAGATATCCTTCCCGGCAGATTGACTACCTGTACGATTTCATTGATCTGCTAATTGTAGATGAAGCAGGGCAGGTGAGTCCGGAGGTAGGCGCTCCATCCTTTAGTCTGGCCAAAAAAGCATTGGTAGTAGGGGATAACTATCAAATTGAGCCTGTCTGGAATATTGACGGGCGTACGGATGAAGGCAACCTTTGGAGGAACAAGTTAATCAGTAAGGGAGAAAACAAGAGAATTGAGCAATTGATTGCTTCAGGCTACATGTCTTCCAATGGAAGTTTGATGAAACTTGCGCAAAAAAGCTGTGGTTTTGCCTACAGCGAAAAAGACCGCGGCCTGTTGCTTACGGAACATCGCCGTTGCCTGGACCAGATTATTGCTTTTTGTAACGAATTGGTTTATAACAATCAGTTGGAGCCACTTTCCACTTTGAGATATGAAAAATCGGACTTCCTGCCACCTATGGGCTTTTTAAAAATTGCCGGGCAATCGGATAAATCTGGTACCAGCAGATTTAACAGGGCAGAGGCCCAAGGTATCATCAAATGGCTTAAAGCAAATGAAAGTGAAATTATTGAATTCATTTATCATAAAGAATTAAAGGAAAGTAAAAACCCTGAGAAAGTTAAACCTAAAGCCCTTCATGATTTGATTGGGATTGTTACTCCTTTCAGCGCTCAGAAAAGGTTTTTAACAGAAGCGATGCATTTAAATGGTTTCAAACCGTCATTGTTTCAATACGGAACGGTACATTCTTTACAAGGTGCTGAAAAGGATATTGTGGTCTTTTCGCCAGTTTATACTTCCGAAGTCAAATCAGGCTATTTCTTTGATATGGGACCCAACATGTTAAATGTAGCAGTGTCAAGGGCCAAAAGAAGTTTTATTGTAGCCGGAGATATTGATATATTCCGACCTGGCAACAAAAATGTGCCATCTAGTTTGCTTGCGAAATATATTAAAGATCAAATAAGATAGTTAATGAGGTTTCACGCAGTCTTTTCGGAAAATTGAATATTAGCTAAAATATTTTCCATTATTTGGTTTTTTGAAATTAATTCTTAAAATTTGAAATAACCAAATAACCAAGACGCTACTCATTCATGAAAAATCTTTCTGTATTACTACTGATCTGCAGTATTCTTTCTTTTACTAATGTTGCTGCATTTAAGGATGGGCTGAAGGTTGATATGCATTCTGCAACATGTACCGGCAGTAGAAATTGTTACGCTTGTAGCAGCTGTAGGTATTGCAAACATTGTAACTCAGGAGGGAATTGTAGTGTATGCACTTCTGCGCCACGTTCAGCATCTAAAAATACGTTAATCCCAAATTCTTCAACGAAAACCATTACTTCAACAAGTTCACAATGCCAGGGTACAACAAAGAAAGGTGCAAGATGTAAAAGAATGGTTAAAGGTGGAGGATATTGTTATCAGCATAGATAATCGAACTTAAATAACAAAACTTATTATATATGGATTTTAAAGATCAGATTTCCCAGCTAGCTTCTAGGGTTGAAAAGATGAAAAACCAAATTCAAACTGAAGAGGCAACTAAGAATGCGCTTGTTATGCCGTTCATTCAATTACTTGGTTATGATGTCTTTGACCCCTTTGAAGTAAATCCGGAATTCATTGCTGATCTGGGTATTAAAAAAGGTGAAAAAGTGGATTATGCGATCATGAAAGATGGTGAACCCATTATTATTGTAGAGTGTAAACACCATCTGGAAAAGCTAGATCCGCATAATTCGCAATTGTTTAGGTATTTTCATGTGTGTAAGGCAAAGTTCAGTTTGCTTACCAATGGTTTGATTTATCGTTTTTATACAGATTTGAACGATGCGAATAAAATGGATGAGAAGCCGTTCTTCGAGTTCAATATCACTGAGATTAAGGATGCTCAAATTGAGGAACTTAAAAAGTTTCACAAATCTTATTTTGACGTAGAGAATATCTCAAATACTGCTTCTGATTTGAAATATACCAATGAACTTAAGAGTCTGATTACCTCCGAACTAAGGAACCCATCTGCGGTATTTGTTAAGCATTTTGCCAGTCAGGTATATCAGGGAAAGCTTACAGAAAAAATATTGTCGCAGTTTACAGAGCTGGTTAAAAGGTCTTCTAACCAGGTTTTAAATGATGCCATTACGGACAGGCTTAAAACTGCGTTGGGGAAGGAAGAGGCCAATAGTACCGAAAGTGAAGTTAAGGTAACCAGTCAACCCGTTATGACCGGTGAGAATGGAATTGTCACAACAGAAGAGGAAATTGAAGGTTTTTTCATTGTCAAATCGATTTTAAGAGAGCTAGTTGATCCAAAACGGATTGTTCATAGAGATGCACAAACATACTTTGCGATTCTATTGGACGATAATAATAGGAAGACCATTTGTAGGTTGTATTTGGGTAATAAAAAGTATTTGGTGGTGCTGGATGATAATAAGAAGGAGATAAAGCTTGAAATCCAATCGGTTGATGATTTGTATTCACATGCAGCGATCCTAATTGATGGAGTTCACAAATTAAATGCGCTAAAGAAATAGATTTATCCTGATTTATAAACTCTTTTCGAAGTTCGTTCACATTCAAGATGGCGTATTAAAATTAAAATATTATTTAGAATACAATAAATACTATAAAATGAGTTTGAAAAAAATAGATAAAATAATATATTATTATCAATTAGAAATTAATTTTGAAAAAGGTTTCTCTGCGAATGATGGCAATCTCTTTAGGGAATTGTTTCATAGGTTATTACTCTTAGTTCAAGCTAAAGATCCTTCCAGATATGTTACTTCTCTTAATAAAACTTTATTTATAAATGACATTGATTTTGACCCAAGTAGAAAGTTTATTTATGGGAAAATACGATTAATTAAAGATGAATTTCCTGAATTGATCCATACCGGAACTGATCAGACAAGAGAAATAGAAGCAGCTGAAGAAGAAGGGATAGTTGAAACAAGTCATTTTGTAATTGATTATTCAAGAAAAACAAAGTTCATGGCGATGGAATATCATCAAAGTGGGGCGAAATATTTAGATCTAATAGATTATTTAAAGGAAATTGGTATCAAACAGAAGTGGATATCTGGAATTACGG
Encoded proteins:
- a CDS encoding aminoglycoside 6-adenylyltransferase, producing the protein MTSRNEQQMMQLIMDVATNDSRIRAVLLNGSRANPNVKKDIFQDFDIVYAVTDMDAFIQNPGWIDVFGERMILQTPEDMELYPPDDELEGAYSYLMQFLDGNRIDLTLVPTEKFTDFIQDSLSILLMDKDGITKQLEIPDAGEASYLTKRPTERSFHDCCNEFWYTNSGLAKALWRQQVPYTKWLFHHVIQPALMQMLDWHIGCSYDFKVNPGKAGKFYNKYLEPELYEKLLLTYTNASTADTWKATYDCIELFRDTAMKVAAQLGYTYPLEEDEKVVAYLKHVQHLPKEAKGIYQQ
- a CDS encoding SRPBCC family protein encodes the protein MPHIRLETYIAADQQTVFDLSRSIDLHQISTAHTNEKAVAGKTSGLIELGEWVTWEARHFGVVQQLTSKITEMKHPEYFVDEMVSGAFKSIRHEHLFSQHEGGTLMIDLFNYVSPLGQLGKLADWLFLTKYLKNLLIKRNEIIKRYAER
- a CDS encoding DUF2314 domain-containing protein, giving the protein MKKIPLLMLCFFLFACQNDPRVVQRPGEPDIVKIEADDSLMNKAIEKANKTLDQFDSALQSNDTTLVALAIKMRFGTPEGGGEHIWMTDIATKDKQYYGVVGNLPESTMEVKVGDTVLIPKDKISDWMYIKNGNLVGGYTIRVLRDQLSDAEKKAFDEENGFVVK
- a CDS encoding sterol desaturase family protein; translation: MKWTIFSLIANTFLYLFSIGVYLFIDKTCPKQKIQKTDHPFLKSDLYVSFYTVFLNSIVMLIGVYLWKSGWILLNESKTILTLLIETVAIILVMDLLMYIFHYLVHHPFIYKILHRKHHEHMSTNFLSLFVLHPFETLGFGLMMIFVFMLHDFSIFSITFYLFINLIWGTIGHLNREFFPKRAEQLFLGTTKFHNQHHLNEQRNFGFYTSIWDRMFGTYKA
- a CDS encoding type II toxin-antitoxin system HigA family antitoxin — translated: MNHYKVLKTEEEYRVALDRTIQIFHAEPDTKEFEELELLLVLVKDYEDKHVVIPELDPIDVIKLKMKEKGLKARDLETIIGSKSHVSLVLSGKREVTLKMARALRNFLGIPPEVFLPKGI
- a CDS encoding type II toxin-antitoxin system HigB family toxin, giving the protein MNIITKRTILYYTERYPAAKTALVTWFKEFSSASFENFNKLKEVYGNASLIANHRVIFNIRGNDYRLIVSINFRTQAGYVIWFGSHKEYDKINAAEIKHIEV
- a CDS encoding PLDc N-terminal domain-containing protein — its product is MGYIILIVLLLVYIIYGIVHIKNNKALNLSQKLTWIAIVICLPVLGVSIYLRTTFVPRRQPSDKVD
- a CDS encoding nucleotide pyrophosphohydrolase; this translates as MKDIEEITAKLIEFRNERDWEQFHNPKDLAVALNIEAGELLEAFLWKNHEEAKPEKVKEELADVLAYAFLLAEKYGFDVKEILFEKIARNAEKYPTDKAKGNATKYNEL
- a CDS encoding DUF2075 domain-containing protein — its product is MKSFSIKDIKIFKVDPNGYTKDQDIDQKYRLWPLVYILYKRKVLYVGETTDIKKRFKYHSKNELKAELGNKIVMFSDYFNKSATLQLEAKLIEFLSADGRFKLLNLNLGLSKHNYYHKEHYEKIFPEIWNSLKEKHIVKNTLKDIINLNSFKYSPYKFLNGDQQAAIIAILEALNQGKKTIFVKGGAGTGKTVLAMYLMKLLATPMSDFDIEEFDDTFSIEAAALTRKLQGAYNNPESDIGLVVPMASLRGTLTKVFRNIENLSDDMVITPAKAALGAYKLLIVDEAHRLRRRKALGQYGILDKPNAALKLPRDTHELTWMLKKSASRILFYDKRQSIRPSDVEQREFDELLSKDDTLLIELKSQIRSKGGDLYSDFVERLMHSALKPKETFESDEYELLLMDDVGDLRNKIIEKDQQFGLSRVVAGFAWEWKSQHDKSLYDISIGGHLLRWNTTTSDWINSPDAINEVGCIHTTMGCDLNYAGIIFGDEIGYDIEKKEFIFRPKAYKDRNGKSGVNATDIEEYITNIYETLLLRAVNGTYIYCCDEGLKAYFTQHIKVSGI
- a CDS encoding ATP-binding protein, which codes for MDILKWIKYWRDSLADAESINVDVSKIDAKYKPEAYNFEEATLPVALFDELWPKNELESLKEGQILDKEILISPLSLVPRLNHAIPKANEEEISPFWIPALLSSENELKPRQDMYPLIPRKILDPVSYRDIVFSSVDRVDEALAKVELSTDTWKVYQQSLNKIFSYITGTEIRDFKGQEFFEVKYQWVFIPDELVKGASHHILELYRGLIKQSSFPKLLKTIIKEEHPVLNKQYNKDEVFERSIAHLGQMNNGFGLSPSQRKSLAHHFDLKHGEVLAVNGPPGTGKTTLIQSVIADNFVKSAMTGQNPLVTVASSTNNQAITNIIDSFSKGNSGTLLEQRWLPNITSFALYMVSGDPEKIKKSKERNWMYHSSKKGDSVLTEMENEDYLQTAKGSFLEKISAFSGIAFTDIPASQKYLQKQIKKSSELIADGLKVWKQYQSIYHLLVAYNAAEYEGKDFSGVDDQFFEREISDINNMIARLVEAKQKEPFYFWLLSFLKPIKTQRKLYYKSIFADCSFDTSTWDFSSFSTLQPILMGKSETIKKAFAHYKAFHKWRVSTNVLKDEHFFITDDNEDNRFLDKLDTRIRYQNFLFAVHYWESRWIEATSAALEDDSIWKNTESGTRSRLQRFAMLTPCFVSTFHMLPKMMQYVRYPSRQIDYLYDFIDLLIVDEAGQVSPEVGAPSFSLAKKALVVGDNYQIEPVWNIDGRTDEGNLWRNKLISKGENKRIEQLIASGYMSSNGSLMKLAQKSCGFAYSEKDRGLLLTEHRRCLDQIIAFCNELVYNNQLEPLSTLRYEKSDFLPPMGFLKIAGQSDKSGTSRFNRAEAQGIIKWLKANESEIIEFIYHKELKESKNPEKVKPKALHDLIGIVTPFSAQKRFLTEAMHLNGFKPSLFQYGTVHSLQGAEKDIVVFSPVYTSEVKSGYFFDMGPNMLNVAVSRAKRSFIVAGDIDIFRPGNKNVPSSLLAKYIKDQIR
- a CDS encoding DUF5763 domain-containing protein, which gives rise to MHSATCTGSRNCYACSSCRYCKHCNSGGNCSVCTSAPRSASKNTLIPNSSTKTITSTSSQCQGTTKKGARCKRMVKGGGYCYQHR
- a CDS encoding type I restriction endonuclease, producing MDFKDQISQLASRVEKMKNQIQTEEATKNALVMPFIQLLGYDVFDPFEVNPEFIADLGIKKGEKVDYAIMKDGEPIIIVECKHHLEKLDPHNSQLFRYFHVCKAKFSLLTNGLIYRFYTDLNDANKMDEKPFFEFNITEIKDAQIEELKKFHKSYFDVENISNTASDLKYTNELKSLITSELRNPSAVFVKHFASQVYQGKLTEKILSQFTELVKRSSNQVLNDAITDRLKTALGKEEANSTESEVKVTSQPVMTGENGIVTTEEEIEGFFIVKSILRELVDPKRIVHRDAQTYFAILLDDNNRKTICRLYLGNKKYLVVLDDNKKEIKLEIQSVDDLYSHAAILIDGVHKLNALKK